In Actinoplanes lobatus, the DNA window CTGATCACCGGCGCGGTGGTGCGGCTCGGCGAGCAGCACGGGGTGCCGGTGCCGCTGAACCGGGCGATCCTGGCGCTGATGCACGGGGTGAACCACAAGTAGGTCAGGGCAGGCGGACCGACAGGACGGCCTGGATCGGGCCGACCGTGACCTGGGCGACCGCCCCGGTACGCGTGTCCCAGGTGACCAGGCCCTCCCGGTCGGTCCGCGCCAGCAGCACGTGGTCGTCGACCCATTCGAGCACCGTGCAGCAGGCCTTGCCACGCCCGGTGCCGAGATCAAGGATCCGCTCCACCACGCCGGTGCGCGCGTTCACCACGGTCAGCATCTCGGAGCCCTCGTATCCGGGCCGGCTGCCCCAGGCGGCGGCCGCCACCCGGCCGGCGCCGTCGGACAGGGCAGGGCCGTACCACAGGCTGATCCGGTAGCCGCTGGGCAGGCCGCTCTCGTCGATCGGCGACTCCCATGCGGGCTTCGGGTCCCCGAGCACCCAACCGCGGGTCATCCGCCGATCGTCGATCACCACCAGCTCCGCGAGGGCTCCGGAGCTGACCTGCCGGGCGCCGGCACTGTTCCAGGCGGAGATCCCGGCCGGTTCGGGGGTGACCGTGCCGGCCCGCCAGTCGACCCGGGCCAGGCCGGGGCCGCCCGCGCCGACCAGGACGGTCTCATCGCCCCACCACATGACCTGCTCGTTGTAGCCGGGCACCGGGATGCGGTGGGCCTTCGCGGTGGTCAGGTCGATGACGACCAGGGCCTGCGGCTGTGGGACGGCGATCCGGCGGCCGTCCGGGGAGAGCGCGGTGGAGCGCAGCGCGTACGCCTGATTGCCGTCCGCGTCGCGGGTAGGTTCCAGGGCGACCACGTCGATCCGGGTCCACTCGCCGGCGAGGTCGAGCACGTAAAGCGGGGGGTCGAGGGCCGCCTCCAGATCGATCTTCTGGACGACGACGGCCGCCCGGTCCACCGGGTGCTCGGACAGCTTGCGGGCGTCGACCGGGATGGTCAGCACCTCCGGGAAGGGCGTCAGGGTGCGCCGGGTGAGGTCGGCCGGCATGGCGTCGACGCCGGGGGCGACGGCGACGGCGGACGGCGCGACGGGTGGCGTCACGGGGGCAGGCCCGCCCCCGGTGCTGAGCGGCACGCTCACCGCGACCACGGTGGCGAAGGCGGCCACCCCGGCGATCAGCTGCCGGCGCCGGCGGACCCGGCGGGCGGTGGCCCAGGCGGTCGCGGCGAACGCCGGCGCCGGCACCTCGGCCGCGGCCTCCTCGAGAAGTTCCGTGAGCCGGTTCGTCCCCATCGTCAGCCCCTCCCGGCCATCTCGCCGAGCTCCGGCGCGAGCTCCCGCAGTTTCCGCAGGCCCGCGCTGGCCTGGCTCTTCACCGTTCCGACCGTGACGCCGAGGATCTCCGCGGTCCGCGCCTCGGTGAGGTCGTCGAAGTACCGCAGCACCAGCACGGCCCGCTGGCGTGGCGGCAGCCGGCGCAGCGCCGCCGCGAAGACCAGCCGGTTCGGTACGTCCTCACCGCCGTCGGAGCGATCCGGCGGGGCGTCGCTGAGGTCCTCGCGCCGGCGGCGGCGCCACCAGGAGACGGCGTCGCGGTAGATGACCGTGCGCAGGAACGCCTCCGGGTCGCCGTCGCGGACGCGGCTCCACCGCAGGGCGAGTTTGACGAGGGCGCCCTGCACCAGGTCCTGGGCGAGGTGGTGGTCGCCGCAGACGAGGTACGCCGAGCGCAGCAGCCGGTGCTGGCGTGCCTCGACGAAGGCGGCGAATTCGCTGTCCACACCTGTCCAACGCATGGGCACCCCTGGATGGTTGGGCGGTCGGCGAAACCCGCACTGACAGACTTCATCGAGCCGGACCCATCGACATTGTTCGTCAAGGAGGATTCCGAGTGAAGATCGCCGAGGCCCGGGTCATCGTGACCTGCCCCGACCGCAACTTCGTCACCTTGAAGATCGTCACCGACGAGGGGGTGTACGGGGTCGGGGACGCGACGCTGAACGGGCGGGAACTGGCCGTCGCCGCCTATCTCACCGAGCATGTCGTGCCGCAGTTGATCGGGCGGGACCCGGCGCGGATCGAGGACATCTGGCAGTACCTCTACAAGGGCGCCTACTGGCGGCGCGGTCCGGTGACGATGACGGCGATCGCGGCCGTCGACACCGCGCTCTGGGACATCAAGGGAAAGGTCGCGGGCCTGCCGGTCTATCAGCTGCTGGGCGGCCGTTCCCGTGAGGGCGTGACCGTTTACGGGCACGCCAACGCTTCAGATGTCGAGTCCGTTCTCACCGAGATCTCGGATTATGTGGCGCTCGGCTATCGGGCCGTGCGGGTGCAGACCGGCATCCCCGGGCTGGAGAGCACCTACGGCGTCAGCAAGGACCGGATGTTCTACGAGCCGGCCGACGCCGCGATCCCCACCGAGAACGTCTGGTCCACCGCCCACTATCTCGACCACGTGCCGCAGGTGTTCGCCCGGGTCCGCGACGAGTTCGGGCCGACCCTCCAGCTGCTGCACGACGTCCACCACCGGCTCACCCCGATCGAGGCGGCCCGGCTCGGCAAGAGCCTGGAGCCCTACCACCTCACCTGGATGGAGGACCCGGTCCCGGCCGAGCTCCAGGAGGGCTTCCGCCTGATCCGCCAGCACACCACCACCCCGATCGCGGTGGGCGAGGTGTTCAGCTCCATCTGGGACTGTCAGCAGCTGATCACCGAGCAGCTCATCGACTACATCCGTACGACGGTGGTGCACGCCGGCGGTATCACCCACCT includes these proteins:
- a CDS encoding SigE family RNA polymerase sigma factor translates to MRWTGVDSEFAAFVEARQHRLLRSAYLVCGDHHLAQDLVQGALVKLALRWSRVRDGDPEAFLRTVIYRDAVSWWRRRRREDLSDAPPDRSDGGEDVPNRLVFAAALRRLPPRQRAVLVLRYFDDLTEARTAEILGVTVGTVKSQASAGLRKLRELAPELGEMAGRG
- the manD gene encoding D-mannonate dehydratase ManD — encoded protein: MKIAEARVIVTCPDRNFVTLKIVTDEGVYGVGDATLNGRELAVAAYLTEHVVPQLIGRDPARIEDIWQYLYKGAYWRRGPVTMTAIAAVDTALWDIKGKVAGLPVYQLLGGRSREGVTVYGHANASDVESVLTEISDYVALGYRAVRVQTGIPGLESTYGVSKDRMFYEPADAAIPTENVWSTAHYLDHVPQVFARVRDEFGPTLQLLHDVHHRLTPIEAARLGKSLEPYHLTWMEDPVPAELQEGFRLIRQHTTTPIAVGEVFSSIWDCQQLITEQLIDYIRTTVVHAGGITHLRRIFDLANLYHVRSGSHGATDLSPVCMAAALHLDLAIPNFGLQEYMRHTETTDAVFPHGYRFEGGFLHPSEEPGLGVDIDEELAARYPYRAASLPVNRLQDGTMHSW